DNA from Hypanus sabinus isolate sHypSab1 chromosome 16, sHypSab1.hap1, whole genome shotgun sequence:
tctatggaggaggATAAGctatgaagtaagactcactggtctataattcccagggttatccctaACTCCTTGATTGAAAAAAGGAATAATATTTGCCCCCCTCTAAtcatctggtactactcctgtggcctGTGAGTACACAAGATCATTGCCAAGGGCGCAGCAATCTTTTCTCTTGCTTTGcttagtaacctggggtatatcctgtcTGGCTCCAGGGACTTAACTACCCTGTTGCCATCATGTAGAAAGTactagagcctcaggacttgcaccacaaggttcaagaacagttactacccctcaaccatcaggttcttgaataaaaggggataattacactcatttgccccatctttgaaatgttcctcCAACTTATgattcactttaaggactctttatctcattatctcatgttctctttatttattgccatttatttatatttgcttttgcacagtttcttgtcttctgcactctggttgatctctcattgattctgttatagttactattgtctagatttgctgagtgtgcccacaggaaaatgaatctcaggtttgaatatggtgacatatatgtactttgataataaaatttgccttgaactttgaactttaatgtttttcagaagttctagcacatcctctttcttaacatcaacATGTTCAAGCCTATTTTAAAGTGTCCTCACAATCACCCAAGGTCCTTCTcagcagtgaatactgaagcaaagtattcattaaggactgcCGCTATCTCTTCCAACTCCAGGTACATGTCTCCTCTACTATCACTGGTTAGTCATATCCTAACTATggccatcctcctgttcttcacatacccGTAAAAccatgggattttccttaatcgtACTCATCAAGATCTTCTCACGTCCACTTCCAGCTCACCTAAGGCCATTCTTCAGCTACCCTGTAACTCCCTATAGGCCTTTTGATCCTTGTTTCCTAAATCTTAAGTaaacttctttcttcctcttgacgaagTGTTCCACGTctctcgtcagccatggttgtgtcacccCACCATTTTCACCCTGCCTCAATGTGACAGATATATTCAGATCTCTCAGTAAGTTCTCCCTAAGCCCTCAGCAAATGTTCCTCAGTTAAATGAACCTGGAATTTTAAAAAGTCAGTGTATGGCGTGACTCAGTATAATTGTCCCCAGAAATGGCCCTGATGTAGGGATGAGAATTAAATTATGTCTGTCTCGGCAACACCCAGAAAGTGTGAAAGAGAACATATTTGGTTTGTAATATAATCACATGCATGTATAATACATTGGTAacttttttctcattgttacttaTAACTTATGTATCTTTCCAGAGGTTAGTCCCGAACGATGACTACTCCAAGGCAACCAGCCAATAGTCATGAACTAAAGGAATTTGACAGTGTAAAGGAGTCAATCACTGACATCATTAATCAGCTTCAGGACATTGATCCCAGCCGCCTCTCCTTCTCGCCATTCCTGGACCTAGACACCCAGATTACACTGGCACCCATCTCTGATAGTCCAGAGTCATCTGTGGAAGAACTTCATTCACTATCTGATGAGAACATAGACCACTTCACTGAACCGGGCCCAAAAGGCAAAAGACTTCAGTTCAATGAAGCCCACCAGAAACTCACGAAACAGCAGAGTGCACCGAGTGATGGGCGGTTGAACATGATTAAAGCAGAACTGGTGAGAAATCACACCTTCCCGTATACTGAAAATAAACACAAGCACCCAGACAATGTGTCAGTAGGCGTCAGCAGAGAAACTTCTGCCTTGCCTGATGAAAAAGTGTCTTCTTCAGCGTCGTCATTGCCTGCTGAAGCTGGGACCATTCCCCCACAGAACTTCAACAAGGCAGGAGTAGAGAACacagcagggctggagaaggtgcaCAAGTTCCCCAGCCAGGCTTCAGAAGACCAGCCGTTGCTGGGCCCATCGCCGGACACTGAGACCATAGAACTGATTTCCAGTGACTCTGAGCGCAACGCCTCTGCGGAATCTTCACAGAAGGAGGCAGCTGCTGGGGCAAGTGGAGGCCGGAAGTGCTGCCCCTgttgccagtgctgctctgctTCACATCTCAAAGCCGTATCATCCGTCTTTGTCTCTCTGCTTTTTATACCATGGATCCTCTATGGCCTTTACTTATTTGTGCCCTTTGACTCCCCATCCTGTCCAGACCTAACTAGCCGAATGACATATACACTACGCTGCAACATAATTGCAATCATTCCGGTCCTACTCGGTAAGAACTTACTTATTATTTAAACATATTAGTTAGTTTAATTCAGTCTACCTTTGCCTACCTTTCTCCTTCTTCTGTTTGGGGCTATGATGTTTCTGGTTTCACAGAGTATAGATAAGGCTGGCTCTAACTCTAGAGGAGTCTGCATCAGTCGGTCTTGGGACAGATTGAAAAAGGTGGTTTGATCCCTCTTCCTTGGATCCTGAAGTGCAAATCCTTCATCCTGAAACTGTCTAAGATAAAAGGCATCATTAATGATCTGTCACAGCTTGGAGAGGTAGGGAGCCTTTTCGTACTGGCTGGACTCCTGTAACTTCACCACCTGGCCGGCAGCTGACTACTCCACCCATTGGGAAGATTACCAAAGGCCGTGGAGGGGGAAGCTGTGACGGGTGGGGCTGGAAGGGAGGAGTTGATGTCAGGGCATCAGAATGATGAGGGAGAGGAGGCTGGACATCagggggaagggatggaggtTGGAGATCAGGTAGACCAGTGGTGAGAGGACAGAGGATGGAAATCAGAGGAACTGGTGGAGGGATGATGGAGATCATGACAACAGAAGACGTCAGTGCATTGAGCATTCTGTTGTGTGGAGGGATGCAATCCATTTTATGTGCAAGAactcaattttatttattttatgtagATGTTATTAATATTATTGTGATCATTACATGTCTGCCTATCCTCAATTTGAGGTGATTATCAAAAGACCAGAATAATGATTGCCCACCTTTGATGTGTGCCCAGGTAGAGTGAAGCAACAGTATGGCGGGAACAATCTGGTTTCTAAGGCCCACAAGCAGCAATTCTAAGAcactaagatataggagcagaagtcggccattcagcccattgagtctgctctgccattcaaacaaggctgatccaattcttccagtcatccccactcccctgccttctccccataccctttaatgccctggctaatctagaactaatctatctctgccttaaatgcacccaataacttggcctccacagccactcatggcaacaaattccacagatttaccaccctctgactaaagtaatttctccgcatctctgttctaaacggacatccttcaatcctgaagttgtgccctcttgtcctagactcccctaccatgggaaataactttgccacatctaatttgctcaggccttttaacattcaaaatgtttctgtgagatcccccctcattctcctgaactccagggaatacagcccaagagctgccacacgttcctcatacagtaaccctttcattcctggaatcattctcatgaatcttctctgaagcctctccaatgtcaatataccctttctaaaataaggagcccaaaattgcacacaatactcctagtgtggtctcacgagtgccttatagagcctcaacatcacatccctgctcttatattctatacctctagaaatgaataccaacattgcattcaccttcttcacctccgactcaacctggaggttaacctttggggtatcttgcacaaggactcccaagtccatttgcatctctgcattttgaattctctccccatctaaataatagtttgcccatttatttcttccaccaaagtgcatgaccatacactttccaacatcgtatttcatttgtcacttctttgcccattcccctaaactatctaagtctctctgcagactttctgtttcctcaacaccacacctcctccacctatcttcatatcatcagcaaatttagccacaaatccattaattccatagtccaaatcattgatatacatcataaaaagcatcGGTCCCAacgctgacccctgtggaactccactggtaaacgGTAGCCATCCAGAGTAGgatccctttatccccactctctgttttctgcaaaCCAGCCAATTTTCCACCTATGCTAGTAAATACCCTGTAATTTCATGGACTCTTAtcctgctaagcagcctcatgtgcggcaccttgtcaaagaccttctgaaaatccaagtataccacatccactgtatctcctttgtctaccctgtttgtaatttcctcaaaaaattgcagtaggttagtcaggtgGGATTTTCCTTTTATCTTGGAGAGCTGGAACTCTACTCATCATTTCTCTGTCGAGTTCTCCGAGCCCAGTCAGCTTGTGAAGATAAATACCCGCCAGGATCCCCGGACACTTTAAGAGCCCTGCTTAATACTTCCAGGCCTCCCACCTCTACACATTGACCTATTCTGCCATTGTAATGTCACATGGATCAGCTGAGTGACAGGGATTTCACAATTTAATTCTTTGtctatcttctgtccattggagggagggtgtgaggtGGGTGAGGAAGCTAAAGAATGGCTATCTGGGTTCTTACAAGCTTTCTGACGTGAGTGTACAGCAGACATCAAACAAAGATAAGGAGCCATTTGATGCTACCTTGTTGCATCAAATATTCCCATGTGAATGAGCATAGAGATCTCTTGGGTCAGTAAATCATAAGCACAAgattctacaggtgctggaaatccagaaaaacaca
Protein-coding regions in this window:
- the LOC132406039 gene encoding uncharacterized protein LOC132406039 translates to MTTPRQPANSHELKEFDSVKESITDIINQLQDIDPSRLSFSPFLDLDTQITLAPISDSPESSVEELHSLSDENIDHFTEPGPKGKRLQFNEAHQKLTKQQSAPSDGRLNMIKAELVRNHTFPYTENKHKHPDNVSVGVSRETSALPDEKVSSSASSLPAEAGTIPPQNFNKAGVENTAGLEKVHKFPSQASEDQPLLGPSPDTETIELISSDSERNASAESSQKEAAAGASGGRKCCPCCQCCSASHLKAVSSVFVSLLFIPWILYGLYLFVPFDSPSCPDLTSRMTYTLRCNIIAIIPVLLGVVIGSLSRLCSTAIDPLDTNVRAVLIHQRYVGNSIEQFVIYFLNMAVMATYLHQEHLKIIPILSGLFAVARLLYWITAGLSSAYRGFGFGLTFFPTLAMLAYNCYCLYELGFDHYFIPLERGGPTRAPPPRLRWWGFGG